The Lycium ferocissimum isolate CSIRO_LF1 chromosome 8, AGI_CSIRO_Lferr_CH_V1, whole genome shotgun sequence DNA segment GAGTCTCATCACCACtaattatcaaaagaaaaaaaaaaaaatcacgtgCTTGGCACATGAAAAAGAATCCGGTCCCATACATGAGGGGTGTGTTGGATATGATGCAATTAAGTAAAAGTGCACTCAGTAACAACTTAAGTATTTAGATGAGTTGGTCGTACACTTTAAAAACAACGTCAAGCAACCAACTTCACAATTAATTGATTCCAAGTGCCCAACAAAAACGTGTTCATCTGCGCTAGTTGATGGAGTGAAAATTGAGACACATCTCAGGAGAATAGTTTGAAAATACTTACTTCCACGTTTCGCAGACAATTAAGTAATCTTGATTTGTAGACAGAGCGACGCCATTCGCAAAGGCCAAGTTGTCGAGAAGGACAGACGTGTGGTTCGACGAAGGATTATATTTGAGAAGTTGGCCATGGGGCTTAGCCTCAAGAACATCAAGGTACCAGTCATGGTGTCCAAATTTTGTACTTGCACTACTGAAATATAAATTCCCATCTGATGCTTCCACCACAGCATCTGCAAATCTGTCGAACAAATTAAATGTACACCTTTTATGcgcatacacacatataaaaatattaaaaaaataaaaagcagaGCAAATGATGAACATTCGTTGTATTAGTTATTCAAACACTTCACTAACCTTATTCTTTCACCATTAACATGTGAAGCAAGAACACTTACACCATCTTCACTAACCTTAAGCAGCCCCTgtacatcatacatacattgttAGCTATGAGAAATTTCAGCTGTGCAACTTTCAACTTGTCTGAAATACCCCCGAGCCCCTTGGGTCTCATATCAAACCATACAAATAAGTCACAAAATGACTATATTCTAACATATTGAAAATGTTCAAAACATGAACTGGAACTCAAAAACTCAAAACAAGGGTCGGGTTGTTACAAGTAGTCTTCTAATTAACCTCCGCAAATTTTATCAAATTATGACTATTAGACTATCTAACGTACTACTCCCTCTATCCAAAAAGATTAATGATACCTTCTatctatatttgaaaacaatttaactttaaatttctcattttatcgTTCAGTATTAGTTACCTTTTCGGTATCACAAACTATGATATGACCAGCAGATGATACTTCAAGTCCTAGTAGAGAATCTCTCCCAATATACCTCCAGCTCTCCCAAGTCCCATTTTTGTGCCTTCTTTTGATCCAACCATCTCTTGTAGCTGTAtacaaaattcccattttgtcCACTGCCACGTCTTCTGGTCTATCAAGaaacccttctccaagtttTTTTACTCTCTGAAATtaacagcaacaacaataataacaaccagGACTCAGACACGAACAAGTCAGGAtcagcaaaaaataaaaaaaggaggcaaactaagaaaatattaaattgaggagcgcccccccccccccccccccccccccccaacccctcctttttttttctttttttttttttttttgcttttgaatTTACCTGTAAATAGTTGTTTGACGTAAATGTTGTGGTGAAGGTTTTAGAGGAAGAAGGAATTTCAAGAATCTCAGGAGATATTGGTGAGTAGAAAAGAACTTGGAGTGAAATAGCCACCATAATAACTACTAAAAAGCTAGAAATAGCCAACAGGGGATGCATAATGAAGCTCAATGTTTGATGTATTGCAATTTTCAGATGAGATCTTATGGAGgaaaacttaaataaataaaagttttttaaaaaagaaaatgtatcTTTTAAACGAAATGGGGTATCCCATCTTTGCCTATGTTAAATTACAAGTAGTATTGTTTTTGTTAATAAAACTCCAATCTTCAACTACTTTGCAGAAAGTTTTCCTTCTCTTTCAATTGTTAGATGAAAcgtaaaagaaagaacacaagatttaacgtggttcggatCAAAATGATCTTACGTCCACCAGAGAACAGTTGCttttatattattaacaaagGAAGGGGATATTTCCCTATTACACCTAAGAGAATTGCTCTCTCAACTCTTTACTCACTACAATGTATTGTATGATTTTTGGGATGGTTTAAACAATGAAGAATGGTCATCATTTTATAGATGACCAAACTTGGGCTCCAAGCtcaaaaatagaaaaggaaaagtaaatcTAAAATATGTCCTCCACATATTTTTTTCGCTTTTCTCCAAGTTCACTAGCCAAGTATATTGGCACATGTGATTTACTCCACCAAACCAATTGTTTCAAACTCCATGGTTTGCGTCACGAGTATGCGTATGAACAACTAGTCAAAACTTCAAGCCTTTGGGCAACCCCGTTGTAAAAAACAAGAAGAATCAAATCATTGTTGAACATACCACCTCCACTTAACAACCTGCTCTCTTCGCGAGTTGCATCAATCAGATGCGTGCTCGCCAAGTCCTTGCGATTAAGTAAAACTAGCGGCGGGACTATCTTGGTCAATACTGCCCGGCTCAGATTATTGTGCCGTGATAACCTTCGCACGACCTTGATAGTTCCTTTCAACAACATCTTGAATGAAATAAAATCTGACATCAATGCGTTTAGTGCGCTCATGAAATCTCTGATTTTTAATCAGATGAATAGCACTCCGACTATCACATCTAAGGATTGATTCCTGCTGTACCAAACTCAATTTTGCCACCAAACCTTTCAACCAGATAGCTTCTTTCACCTCCTTCGTTGCTACGTATTCTCGCTTCATCGTAGACAAAGCAACAATCGACCGCAGTCGATTTCCAAATTAGCAGACCGCCAACAAGAATAAAAGATGCATCTGGTTGTGACCTCATTCGTCGAAGATCCCCTGCATAGTCAGAATCCACATAATCGAGAAttgaaatacctccaccacatTTTCGAAAGGTCAGACCAACATCAGAAGCTCCTTTGAGATATCTCAATATCCACTTGACAGCTTCTCAATGCCTTTTTCCTGGGTTAGACATGTATCTACTTACCACACTTACAGATTGAGCAATATTTAAACGTGTACACACCATAGCATACATAATGCTACCAACTGCGCTGGCATAAGGAACATTTGACATATGCTCCACCTCATCCTCGGACTGAG contains these protein-coding regions:
- the LOC132066841 gene encoding protein STRICTOSIDINE SYNTHASE-LIKE 5-like isoform X2, coding for MHPLLAISSFLVVIMVAISLQVLFYSPISPEILEIPSSSKTFTTTFTSNNYLQRVKKLGEGFLDRPEDVAVDKMGILYTATRDGWIKRRHKNGTWESWRYIGRDSLLGLEVSSAGHIIVCDTEKGLLKVSEDGVSVLASHVNGERIRFADAVVEASDGNLYFSSASTKFGHHDWYLDVLEAKPHGQLLKYNPSSNHTSVLLDNLAFANGVALSTNQDYLIVCETWKCLKFWLKDKIKGKTEIFVDNLPGAPDNIKLAPDGSFWIALIELSARELHFVHKSRATKHLLATFPKLINWVNGAYHKAMVVNVRTDGKIIKGFDDPIGKVMSLVTSVLEFENHLYLGSLNCDFIGMLPLAT
- the LOC132066841 gene encoding protein STRICTOSIDINE SYNTHASE-LIKE 5-like isoform X1, translated to MHPLLAISSFLVVIMVAISLQVLFYSPISPEILEIPSSSKTFTTTFTSNNYLQRVKKLGEGFLDRPEDVAVDKMGILYTATRDGWIKRRHKNGTWESWRYIGRDSLLGLEVSSAGHIIVCDTEKGLLKVSEDGVSVLASHVNGERIRFADAVVEASDGNLYFSSASTKFGHHDWYLDVLEAKPHGQLLKYNPSSNHTSVLLDNLAFANGVALSTNQDYLIVCETWKYRCLKFWLKDKIKGKTEIFVDNLPGAPDNIKLAPDGSFWIALIELSARELHFVHKSRATKHLLATFPKLINWVNGAYHKAMVVNVRTDGKIIKGFDDPIGKVMSLVTSVLEFENHLYLGSLNCDFIGMLPLAT